A region of Rhizorhabdus wittichii RW1 DNA encodes the following proteins:
- a CDS encoding RNA polymerase, sigma-24 subunit, ECF subfamily (TIGRFAM: RNA polymerase sigma-70~PFAM: sigma-70 region 2 domain protein; sigma-70 region 4 domain protein; Sigma-70, region 4 type 2), with product MAGQARTAMAANASAGVADHMDDEDRDVDGVETPRGELVALSDDEFKDELARVIPHLRAFGRSLSGNRDLADDLVQETLMKAWAARKRFQAGTNMRAWTFIILRNLFLSQMRRARFRGEWDEHTANKLLAAPASQDRHIELADMQRALMHLPQPQREALILVGAGGFAYEEAAEICGCAVGTIKSRVARGRAALEQLLDHGQLPSRREHKTDPSTTTLQQIMADVDHLSKE from the coding sequence ATGGCAGGACAGGCCCGCACCGCGATGGCGGCGAACGCTTCAGCTGGGGTAGCAGATCATATGGATGACGAGGATCGGGACGTCGACGGCGTCGAGACGCCGCGCGGCGAGCTGGTCGCCTTGTCCGACGACGAGTTCAAGGACGAGCTCGCGCGGGTGATCCCCCATCTCCGCGCCTTCGGCCGCTCGCTGTCGGGCAATCGCGACCTCGCCGACGATCTCGTCCAGGAGACGCTGATGAAGGCCTGGGCGGCGCGCAAGCGCTTCCAGGCGGGCACCAACATGCGGGCCTGGACCTTCATCATCCTGCGCAACCTGTTCCTGTCGCAGATGCGGCGCGCCCGCTTCCGCGGCGAATGGGACGAGCATACCGCCAACAAGTTGCTGGCTGCGCCCGCTTCGCAGGACCGCCACATCGAGCTGGCCGACATGCAGCGCGCGCTGATGCACCTGCCGCAGCCGCAGCGCGAGGCGCTGATCCTCGTCGGGGCTGGCGGCTTCGCCTATGAAGAAGCCGCCGAGATCTGCGGCTGCGCGGTGGGAACGATCAAGAGCCGGGTGGCCCGCGGGCGCGCCGCGCTCGAACAGCTCCTCGACCATGGCCAGTTGCCGTCGCGCCGCGAGCACAAGACCGATCCGTCGACCACGACGCTCCAGCAGATCATGGCCGACGTCGATCACCTCAGCAAGGAATAG
- a CDS encoding response regulator receiver protein (PFAM: response regulator receiver), translating to MSLGQKLAPHLPFLRRYARALTGSQSHGDNYVRATLEAIVASPDGFPGGVDVRVGLYRTFQAIWSSANYDEIETPTADAEREAIAQARLNAITPLSRQALLLTAMEGFTVADTAYLIEASPEEVESLVADAIAEIDRQTRTDVLIIEDEPIIAMDLETIVRDLGHSVSGVAVTRDEAVAQAHAHRPGLVLADIQLADDSSGIDAVKDILAEFSVPVIFITAFPERLLTGERPEPTFLITKPFQRSTVKAAISQALFFNAATIEA from the coding sequence ATGTCGCTCGGCCAGAAACTCGCCCCCCACCTGCCCTTCCTGCGTCGTTACGCCCGGGCGCTCACCGGCAGCCAGAGCCATGGCGACAATTATGTGCGGGCCACGCTGGAGGCGATCGTCGCCTCCCCCGACGGCTTCCCCGGCGGGGTCGACGTCCGGGTCGGCCTCTACCGCACCTTCCAGGCGATCTGGAGCTCGGCCAATTATGACGAGATCGAAACCCCGACCGCCGACGCCGAGCGCGAGGCGATCGCCCAGGCGCGGCTCAACGCGATCACGCCGCTGTCGCGCCAGGCCCTGCTGCTGACCGCGATGGAGGGCTTCACCGTGGCCGACACCGCCTATCTGATCGAGGCCAGCCCCGAGGAGGTCGAATCGCTGGTCGCCGACGCGATCGCCGAAATCGATCGCCAGACCCGGACCGACGTGCTGATCATCGAGGACGAGCCGATCATCGCGATGGACCTCGAGACCATCGTCCGCGATCTCGGCCACAGCGTCAGCGGCGTCGCCGTGACCCGCGACGAGGCGGTGGCGCAGGCGCACGCCCATCGGCCCGGCCTCGTCCTCGCCGACATCCAGCTCGCCGACGACAGCTCCGGCATCGACGCGGTCAAGGACATATTGGCCGAGTTCAGCGTACCGGTGATCTTCATCACCGCCTTCCCCGAACGGCTGCTGACCGGCGAGCGGCCCGAACCGACCTTCCTGATCACCAAGCCCTTCCAGCGGTCGACGGTGAAGGCCGCGATCAGCCAGGCGCTGTTCTTCAACGCGGCCACGATCGAGGCCTGA
- a CDS encoding signal transduction histidine kinase (PFAM: histidine kinase, HAMP region domain protein; histidine kinase, dimerisation/phosphoacceptor) codes for MKQPAKLAFARLSTGTKMLLILSAAMLPLGFIALLTSLDMARSASAEQRMAVRTAMAFHATRVEMVIDRGLDAVRSPQASLEPASALCAAIARQARRDRSGRPPVAIFDGGRRRICQSHGAPIERIAPVDQGVDHVWLDLQRHSFRFTAARRDGLLFEADIPLDDIRLAVSSGGGLPLNRMILRQGSVDVVLVDHGETAENDLLRLSQPLAGGQLALIAEYRLAPSRARTMLVVLLPLLMWAAAAFTGWLIVNRLLLRPLSQLKQSIDNWKGGHSSLHLPRLTTPSQEIRDLAESFAAVAARIHDHELELEEGLARQTRLTREVHHRVKNNLQVVSSLINLHARGAEGAVADAYGAIQRRVDALAVVHRNHYAELEENEGVSVRALAGELATSLRASAPAAATGMPIALNLIDAHVTQDIAVPTAFFITEVVELLMHCNPQGSVLISLEATDRPGRANLRIETVGMAEGALDDYPGIGRFERVVTGIARQFRSPLSQDLQTGRFEVEIGVQP; via the coding sequence ATGAAGCAGCCCGCCAAACTGGCCTTCGCCCGCCTGTCCACCGGCACCAAGATGCTGCTGATCCTGTCGGCGGCGATGCTGCCGCTGGGTTTCATCGCGCTGCTGACCTCGCTCGACATGGCCCGGTCGGCCTCGGCCGAGCAGCGCATGGCGGTGCGGACGGCGATGGCCTTCCACGCCACCCGCGTCGAGATGGTCATCGACCGAGGGCTCGATGCGGTGCGATCGCCCCAGGCCAGCCTCGAGCCCGCCTCCGCCCTCTGCGCGGCGATCGCGCGGCAGGCGCGTCGCGACCGCAGCGGGCGGCCGCCGGTCGCGATCTTCGACGGCGGCCGGCGCCGGATTTGCCAGTCGCACGGCGCGCCGATCGAGCGGATCGCACCGGTCGATCAGGGCGTCGACCATGTCTGGCTCGACCTCCAGCGCCACAGCTTCCGCTTCACTGCGGCTCGCCGCGACGGCCTGCTGTTCGAAGCGGACATCCCGCTCGACGATATCCGTCTCGCCGTCTCCTCGGGTGGCGGGCTGCCGCTCAACCGGATGATCCTGCGGCAGGGCTCCGTCGACGTCGTGCTGGTCGATCATGGCGAGACCGCCGAAAACGACCTGTTGCGGCTCTCGCAGCCGCTGGCCGGGGGGCAGCTCGCGCTGATCGCCGAATATCGGCTGGCGCCGTCGCGGGCCCGGACGATGCTCGTCGTCCTGCTGCCGCTGCTGATGTGGGCCGCCGCCGCGTTCACCGGATGGCTGATCGTCAACCGCCTGCTGCTGCGCCCGCTCAGCCAGCTCAAGCAGTCGATCGACAATTGGAAGGGCGGCCACAGCTCGCTGCACCTGCCCCGGCTCACCACGCCCAGCCAGGAGATACGCGACCTGGCCGAGAGCTTCGCCGCGGTCGCGGCGCGCATCCACGACCATGAGCTGGAGCTGGAGGAGGGCCTCGCCCGCCAGACCCGCCTGACCCGGGAGGTCCACCACCGGGTGAAGAACAATCTTCAGGTCGTCTCCAGCCTGATCAACCTGCACGCGCGCGGGGCCGAAGGCGCCGTCGCCGACGCCTATGGCGCGATCCAGCGCCGGGTCGACGCGCTCGCCGTCGTCCACCGCAACCATTATGCGGAGCTGGAGGAGAATGAAGGCGTCTCGGTGCGGGCGCTGGCCGGCGAGCTGGCGACGTCGCTCCGGGCGTCGGCCCCCGCGGCCGCCACCGGCATGCCGATCGCGCTCAACCTGATCGACGCGCATGTGACGCAGGACATCGCGGTGCCGACCGCCTTCTTCATCACCGAGGTCGTCGAGCTGCTGATGCATTGCAACCCGCAGGGCTCGGTGCTGATCTCGCTCGAGGCGACCGACCGGCCCGGGCGCGCCAATCTGCGGATCGAGACGGTCGGCATGGCCGAAGGCGCGCTCGACGACTATCCTGGGATCGGCCGTTTCGAACGGGTCGTCACCGGCATCGCGCGCCAGTTCCGCTCGCCGCTTTCGCAGGATCTGCAGACCGGTCGCTTCGAGGTCGAGATCGGCGTCCAGCCCTGA
- a CDS encoding Entericidin EcnAB (PFAM: Entericidin EcnAB), which yields MDREPSPTASIDPMQLPSRKPQSIQERFAMFKRTIAVAFVSLSLLAVTACNTVEGAGKDVSSAGRAVSDAADDSK from the coding sequence ATGGATCGGGAACCAAGCCCGACAGCGAGCATTGATCCGATGCAGCTTCCGTCGCGGAAGCCTCAGAGCATCCAGGAAAGGTTTGCCATGTTCAAACGCACCATCGCCGTCGCCTTCGTCAGCCTTTCGCTGCTCGCGGTCACCGCGTGCAATACGGTCGAGGGCGCGGGCAAGGACGTATCCTCGGCCGGCCGCGCGGTCTCCGACGCCGCCGACGATTCGAAATAA
- a CDS encoding Sec-independent protein translocase TatC (TIGRFAM: Sec-independent protein translocase, TatC subunit~PFAM: Sec-independent periplasmic protein translocase) → MNDIDDSRAPLLDHLLELRRRLLMAFAALAVAFGICLYFARPIFAFLVQPLLRAGQGKLIYTQIFEAFFVEIKVAFFAAMMLAFPVIANQIWQFVAPGLYKNEKRALLPFIFATPILFLSGAALAYYVAIPVALHFLLGFQGNLGGVQQEALPAVGNYLSFVMQFLFGFGLSFLLPVLLMLLERAGIVTRKQLVGARRYAIVGAFAIAAVLTPPDVGSQLLLAVPLIILYELALIGIWFTERRRKTGDEEKPETA, encoded by the coding sequence ATGAACGACATCGACGACAGCCGCGCGCCGCTGCTCGACCATCTCCTGGAACTGCGCCGCCGCCTGCTGATGGCATTCGCGGCGCTCGCGGTCGCGTTCGGCATCTGCCTCTATTTCGCCCGCCCGATCTTCGCCTTCCTCGTCCAGCCGCTGCTGCGCGCGGGCCAGGGCAAGCTGATCTACACCCAGATCTTCGAAGCCTTCTTCGTCGAGATCAAGGTCGCCTTCTTCGCCGCGATGATGCTGGCCTTTCCCGTCATCGCCAACCAGATCTGGCAGTTCGTCGCGCCGGGACTCTACAAGAACGAGAAGCGCGCCCTCCTGCCCTTCATCTTCGCGACGCCGATCCTGTTCCTGTCGGGGGCCGCGCTCGCTTATTATGTCGCGATCCCCGTCGCGCTCCATTTCCTGCTCGGCTTCCAGGGCAATCTGGGCGGCGTCCAGCAGGAAGCCCTGCCGGCGGTCGGCAACTACCTGTCCTTCGTGATGCAGTTCCTGTTCGGCTTCGGCCTGTCCTTCCTGCTGCCGGTGCTGCTGATGCTGCTCGAACGCGCCGGGATCGTCACCCGCAAGCAGCTCGTCGGCGCGCGGCGCTACGCGATCGTCGGCGCCTTCGCGATCGCGGCGGTGCTGACCCCGCCCGACGTGGGCTCGCAGCTCCTGCTCGCGGTCCCGCTGATCATCCTCTACGAACTGGCGCTGATCGGCATCTGGTTCACCGAGCGGCGGCGCAAGACCGGGGATGAGGAAAAGCCCGAGACGGCCTGA
- a CDS encoding twin-arginine translocation protein, TatB subunit (TIGRFAM: twin-arginine translocation protein, TatB subunit), translating into MLDVAPTELLLVALVALVVIGPKDLPRAMRFVGQWVARARGVARHFRSGIDEMIRQAELEEMEKKWKAENERIMREHPPQPQPADGEMLPLGAPQDGGGTEMTSTESTTQAAAEGTPPDRPATSQQP; encoded by the coding sequence ATGCTGGACGTCGCCCCCACCGAACTGCTGCTCGTGGCGCTCGTCGCGCTCGTGGTCATCGGGCCGAAGGACCTGCCGCGCGCGATGCGGTTCGTCGGCCAGTGGGTGGCCCGCGCGCGCGGTGTCGCCCGCCATTTCCGCTCCGGCATCGACGAGATGATCCGCCAGGCGGAGCTCGAGGAGATGGAAAAGAAGTGGAAGGCGGAGAATGAGCGCATCATGCGCGAGCATCCGCCGCAGCCGCAGCCGGCCGATGGCGAGATGCTGCCGCTCGGCGCGCCGCAGGACGGCGGCGGCACGGAGATGACTTCGACGGAATCGACGACGCAAGCCGCAGCCGAGGGCACCCCGCCCGATCGCCCCGCCACGTCGCAACAGCCATGA
- a CDS encoding twin-arginine translocation protein, TatA/E family subunit (TIGRFAM: twin-arginine translocation protein, TatA/E family subunit~PFAM: sec-independent translocation protein mttA/Hcf106) codes for MGSMSIWHWLVVGVLVLLLFGKGRFSDMMGDVAKGIKSFKKGMSEEDEPTQPAEPRPTPRLQQQPPIEPNADPKLQPMQDDRPQH; via the coding sequence ATGGGTAGTATGAGCATCTGGCATTGGCTCGTCGTCGGCGTCCTCGTGCTGCTGTTGTTCGGCAAGGGCCGCTTTTCGGACATGATGGGCGACGTCGCCAAGGGCATCAAAAGCTTCAAGAAGGGCATGTCCGAAGAGGACGAGCCGACCCAGCCGGCCGAGCCCCGCCCGACCCCGCGCCTGCAGCAGCAGCCCCCGATCGAGCCGAACGCCGATCCGAAGCTCCAGCCGATGCAGGACGATCGGCCGCAGCACTGA
- a CDS encoding condensin subunit ScpB (TIGRFAM: segregation and condensation protein B~PFAM: chromosome segregation and condensation protein ScpB) — translation MIEEPDNLLRALEAALFAAEEPMSPAELSTVIGIDALGDALPRLAALYAGRGIELVERGGRWHFQTAADMAHILRRTREEPRKLSRAGIETLAIIAYHEPVSRAEIEAIRGVQISKGTLDVLLEAGWIRPAGRREAPGRPLLYATTPSFLTHFGLSSRKDLPGIADLKAAGLLDPVDLAFEQLQMETGGAPDDEE, via the coding sequence ATGATCGAGGAACCCGACAATCTGCTCCGTGCCCTCGAAGCCGCGCTGTTCGCGGCGGAGGAGCCGATGAGCCCGGCCGAGCTGTCGACGGTGATCGGCATCGACGCGCTGGGCGACGCCCTGCCCCGGCTCGCCGCGCTCTATGCCGGCCGCGGCATCGAGCTGGTCGAGCGCGGCGGCCGCTGGCATTTCCAGACCGCCGCCGACATGGCCCATATCCTGCGCCGGACCCGCGAGGAGCCGCGCAAGCTGAGCCGCGCCGGGATCGAGACGCTGGCGATCATCGCCTATCACGAGCCGGTCAGCCGCGCCGAGATCGAGGCGATCCGCGGCGTGCAGATATCGAAGGGCACGCTCGACGTGCTGCTGGAGGCGGGATGGATCCGCCCCGCCGGACGGCGCGAGGCGCCCGGCCGGCCGCTGCTCTATGCGACCACGCCGAGCTTCCTGACCCATTTCGGCCTGTCGAGCCGCAAGGACCTGCCCGGGATCGCCGACCTCAAGGCGGCCGGCCTGCTCGATCCGGTCGACCTCGCCTTCGAACAGCTCCAGATGGAGACCGGCGGCGCGCCGGACGACGAGGAGTGA
- a CDS encoding condensin subunit ScpA (PFAM: chromosome segregation and condensation protein ScpA), with translation MGDEEDNFDLPLAEARSDEVLTLDIDGWEGPLDLLLSLARAQKVDLARISILALTEQYLSFIDNAKALKLEIAADYLVMAAWLAYLKSCLLLPKDPEVEPSPEELALRLQLRLQRLQAMREAGARLMGRDRLGRDVFARGTPEGLKVVRKAAWDASLFDLISAYGAVRARGEEAVHVVQRRPVMTLDQAIERVSMMVGAVIDWTSLEAFLPPGASGDYRRSALASSFLAALELARQGRVALQQDEAFAPLMLRSAAA, from the coding sequence ATGGGGGACGAGGAGGACAATTTCGACCTGCCGCTGGCGGAGGCTCGTTCCGACGAGGTGCTGACGCTCGACATCGACGGCTGGGAGGGGCCGCTCGACCTGCTGCTGAGCCTCGCCCGCGCCCAGAAGGTCGATCTCGCCAGGATATCGATCCTCGCGCTGACCGAGCAATATCTGTCCTTCATCGACAACGCCAAGGCGCTCAAGCTGGAGATCGCCGCCGACTATCTGGTGATGGCGGCGTGGCTCGCCTATCTCAAATCCTGCCTGCTGCTGCCCAAGGACCCCGAGGTCGAGCCGAGCCCCGAGGAGCTGGCGCTGCGGCTGCAACTGCGCCTGCAACGGTTGCAGGCGATGCGCGAGGCGGGCGCGCGGCTGATGGGACGCGACCGGCTCGGCCGCGACGTGTTCGCGCGCGGCACGCCCGAGGGGCTGAAGGTCGTCCGCAAGGCGGCCTGGGACGCCAGCCTGTTCGACCTGATCTCCGCCTATGGCGCGGTCCGCGCGCGCGGCGAGGAGGCGGTCCATGTCGTCCAGCGGCGGCCGGTGATGACGCTCGACCAGGCGATCGAGCGGGTGTCGATGATGGTCGGCGCGGTGATCGACTGGACCAGCCTGGAGGCCTTCCTGCCCCCCGGCGCGTCGGGCGACTATCGCCGCTCGGCGCTCGCGTCGAGCTTCCTCGCCGCGCTCGAGCTCGCCCGGCAGGGCCGGGTCGCGCTGCAACAGGATGAAGCCTTCGCGCCGCTCATGCTGCGGAGCGCGGCGGCATGA
- a CDS encoding Beta-N-acetylhexosaminidase (PFAM: glycoside hydrolase, family 3 domain protein): MTPLFLGMAGTELSDAERSFFRDLDPAGYILFKRNVADRAQLRALTDALRAIAGRDDLPILIDQEGGRVARMQPPEWPAFPKAELFDRLYDIAPMTAIEAARHNAQAIAATLAKVGITVDCLPLLDVRQPGAHDIIGDRALGAEPLRVAAMGRAVIEGLRAGGVVGVVKHVPGHGRAMADSHVELPVVDADAAALETDLAPFVALNDAPMAMTAHVVYPAWDAAECASLSASVIGGIIRGRIGFDGLLMSDDLGMHALTGGFGDRAAGVLAAGCDIALHCSGDMAEMEAIAGAVGSIGDQARARLDRAMATVAGRRDGNPAEQLIAKRDALLAILPA; the protein is encoded by the coding sequence ATGACGCCCTTGTTCCTCGGCATGGCCGGGACCGAGCTTTCCGACGCCGAGCGCAGCTTCTTCCGCGATCTCGATCCGGCCGGCTACATCCTGTTCAAGCGCAACGTCGCCGATCGCGCCCAGCTTCGCGCGCTGACCGACGCGCTGCGCGCCATTGCCGGCCGCGACGACCTGCCGATCCTGATCGACCAGGAAGGCGGGCGGGTGGCGCGGATGCAGCCGCCCGAATGGCCGGCCTTCCCCAAGGCCGAGCTGTTCGACCGGCTCTACGACATCGCGCCGATGACCGCGATCGAGGCAGCCCGCCACAACGCCCAGGCGATCGCGGCGACGCTCGCCAAGGTCGGCATCACCGTCGACTGCCTGCCGCTGCTCGACGTCCGCCAGCCGGGCGCGCACGACATCATCGGCGACCGCGCGCTGGGGGCCGAGCCGCTGCGCGTCGCGGCGATGGGCCGCGCGGTGATCGAGGGCCTGCGCGCCGGCGGCGTGGTCGGCGTCGTCAAGCATGTGCCCGGACATGGCCGGGCGATGGCCGACAGCCATGTCGAGCTGCCCGTCGTCGATGCCGATGCCGCGGCGCTGGAAACCGACCTCGCCCCGTTCGTCGCGCTCAACGACGCGCCGATGGCGATGACCGCGCACGTCGTCTACCCGGCGTGGGACGCCGCCGAATGCGCCAGCCTGTCGGCCAGCGTGATCGGCGGGATCATCCGCGGGCGGATCGGCTTCGACGGGCTGCTGATGTCCGACGACCTGGGCATGCACGCGCTGACCGGCGGCTTCGGCGACCGGGCGGCGGGCGTGCTGGCGGCGGGGTGCGACATCGCCCTGCACTGTTCGGGCGACATGGCCGAGATGGAAGCGATCGCGGGCGCGGTGGGGTCGATCGGCGACCAGGCCCGCGCGCGGCTCGACCGCGCGATGGCGACCGTCGCCGGCCGCCGCGACGGCAACCCGGCCGAGCAGCTGATCGCGAAGCGCGACGCGCTGCTGGCTATCTTGCCGGCCTGA
- a CDS encoding Sporulation domain protein (PFAM: Sporulation domain protein): MTDYSRDRLGPQDEDRLPWLEPVEEEYEESGVGTGRLIVWLVAALMLLALVVGGYFWLRGNDKATSGEGALIKAPDAYYKERPGETTAPVGEDEIVYSASKGNEVESVIDTSGAAETPVNIDRPHPEAPVRTAAIPPSSSAPAPAKPAAPKPTPTVDQALARQAAKPAEAKPAPKPAAAAAAPAPAPASGGSMVQLGAFSSQAKANAAWKTLSGRFSFLSSLTQSVVPVQSGDKTLYRLRANGGNAGDICRRLKTAGESCSVIG; the protein is encoded by the coding sequence ATGACCGATTATTCGCGCGACAGGCTCGGTCCCCAGGACGAGGACCGCCTGCCGTGGCTCGAACCGGTCGAGGAGGAATATGAGGAGAGCGGCGTCGGCACCGGCCGGCTGATCGTCTGGCTGGTCGCGGCGCTGATGCTGCTGGCGCTGGTTGTCGGCGGCTATTTCTGGCTGCGCGGCAACGACAAGGCGACCTCGGGCGAAGGCGCGCTGATCAAGGCGCCCGACGCCTATTACAAGGAGCGCCCCGGCGAGACCACCGCCCCGGTCGGCGAGGACGAGATCGTCTACAGCGCCAGCAAGGGCAATGAGGTCGAGAGCGTGATCGACACCAGCGGCGCGGCCGAGACGCCGGTCAACATCGATCGCCCGCACCCCGAGGCGCCGGTGCGGACCGCCGCCATCCCGCCGTCCAGCTCCGCCCCCGCCCCGGCGAAACCGGCGGCGCCGAAGCCGACCCCGACCGTCGACCAGGCGCTCGCCCGGCAGGCGGCCAAGCCCGCCGAGGCGAAGCCCGCGCCCAAGCCGGCGGCAGCGGCGGCGGCCCCCGCCCCCGCGCCGGCATCGGGCGGATCGATGGTGCAGCTCGGCGCCTTCTCCAGCCAGGCCAAGGCCAATGCGGCGTGGAAGACGCTGTCGGGCCGCTTCTCCTTCCTGTCGAGCCTCACCCAGTCGGTGGTGCCGGTGCAGTCGGGCGACAAGACACTCTATCGGCTGCGCGCCAATGGCGGCAATGCGGGCGACATCTGCCGCCGGCTCAAGACCGCGGGCGAAAGCTGCTCGGTGATCGGATAG
- a CDS encoding arginyl-tRNA synthetase (TIGRFAM: arginyl-tRNA synthetase) has translation MTTLYASFADRIGAILDDLQASGALPAGLDRRNVAVEPPRDPAHGDLATNAAMVLAKPAGTNPRALAELIVPKLAALPEIASAEVAGPGFINVRLTEQSWRDELAGILSSGGDYGRTATGRGTRVNVEYVSANPTGPMHMGHCRGAVVGDALAALLEFAGYAVTREYYVNDAGAQVQTLARSAHLRYREALGETIEIPEGFYPGDYLIPIGQALAAEFGDAYVGKPESAWLDLFREKTVAAMMDMIRADLALLGIEHEVFASEAAVQKAGKVDVALDRLRGEGLVYEGTLEPPKGELPDDWEPTEMTLFKATAFGDDSDRPVRKSDGGLTYFGTDLAYHAQKAETADMLIDIWGADHAGTVKRIKAAVQALTGGKVAFDVKLVQMVRLLRGGEPVKMSKRSGSFVTLADVVREVGKDVVRFTMLTRKADAQMDFDFAKVVEASKDNPVFYVQYAHARGRSLHRRAAEAGIDLAPAADLSLLDAEELALVKLAAQFPRIVEGAAQAHEPHRIAFYLYDLAAMFHALWNRGNDDPARRFLLSDKPEITRARLALSDAIGQIIRNGLGVMGVTAAEEMQ, from the coding sequence TTGACCACGCTCTATGCCAGCTTCGCCGACCGGATCGGCGCCATCCTCGACGACCTCCAGGCCAGCGGCGCGCTGCCCGCCGGCCTCGATCGACGGAATGTCGCGGTCGAGCCGCCGCGCGATCCCGCGCATGGCGACCTCGCCACCAACGCGGCGATGGTGCTGGCCAAGCCCGCCGGCACCAATCCGCGCGCGCTGGCCGAACTGATCGTGCCGAAGCTCGCCGCGCTGCCCGAGATCGCGAGCGCCGAGGTGGCCGGCCCCGGCTTCATCAACGTCCGCCTGACCGAGCAGAGCTGGCGCGACGAGCTGGCCGGCATCCTCTCCTCGGGCGGCGACTATGGCCGCACCGCCACCGGCCGGGGCACGCGGGTCAACGTCGAATATGTCTCGGCCAACCCGACCGGGCCGATGCACATGGGCCATTGCCGCGGCGCCGTCGTCGGCGACGCGCTCGCCGCGCTGCTGGAGTTCGCCGGCTATGCCGTCACCCGCGAATATTATGTCAACGACGCCGGCGCGCAGGTGCAGACGCTCGCCCGCTCGGCGCACCTGCGCTACCGCGAGGCGCTGGGCGAGACGATCGAGATTCCCGAGGGCTTCTATCCGGGCGACTATCTGATCCCGATCGGCCAGGCGCTCGCCGCCGAGTTCGGCGACGCCTATGTCGGCAAGCCCGAGAGCGCGTGGCTCGACCTGTTCCGCGAGAAGACGGTCGCGGCGATGATGGACATGATCCGCGCCGACCTGGCGCTGCTCGGCATCGAGCATGAGGTCTTCGCGTCCGAGGCCGCCGTCCAGAAGGCCGGCAAGGTCGACGTCGCGCTCGATCGGCTGCGCGGCGAGGGGCTGGTCTACGAAGGCACGCTCGAACCGCCCAAGGGCGAGCTTCCCGACGACTGGGAACCGACCGAGATGACGCTGTTCAAGGCGACCGCCTTCGGCGACGACAGCGACCGGCCGGTCCGCAAGTCGGACGGCGGGCTGACCTATTTCGGCACCGACCTCGCCTATCATGCGCAGAAGGCCGAGACGGCCGACATGCTGATCGACATCTGGGGCGCCGACCATGCCGGCACCGTCAAGCGGATCAAGGCCGCCGTCCAGGCGCTGACCGGCGGCAAGGTCGCGTTCGACGTCAAGCTGGTCCAGATGGTCCGCCTGCTGCGCGGCGGCGAGCCGGTGAAGATGTCGAAGCGCTCGGGCAGCTTCGTGACGCTGGCCGACGTGGTGCGCGAGGTGGGCAAGGACGTCGTCCGCTTCACCATGCTGACCCGCAAGGCCGACGCGCAGATGGACTTCGACTTCGCCAAGGTGGTCGAGGCGTCGAAGGACAATCCGGTCTTCTACGTCCAGTACGCCCATGCGCGGGGCCGCTCGCTGCACCGGCGCGCGGCCGAGGCGGGGATCGACCTGGCCCCGGCGGCGGACCTTTCCCTGCTCGACGCCGAGGAGCTGGCGCTGGTCAAGCTCGCCGCGCAATTCCCCCGGATCGTCGAGGGCGCGGCGCAGGCGCACGAGCCGCATCGCATCGCCTTCTACCTCTATGACCTGGCGGCGATGTTCCATGCGCTGTGGAACCGGGGCAACGACGACCCGGCCCGTCGCTTCCTGCTCTCCGACAAGCCCGAAATCACGCGCGCCCGTCTGGCGCTCAGCGATGCGATCGGGCAGATTATCCGCAATGGTCTCGGCGTCATGGGCGTCACCGCTGCGGAGGAGATGCAGTAA